DNA sequence from the Oceanipulchritudo coccoides genome:
CTTGTTGCCGTGAAGACAACTTCCCGTGGAATTTGTTTCGATAAAATTGCCCCCTATTGGAGAATCATGAAACAGGCGGCCATGACCAAAGTCGGGAACAATGCACCGAGGAGTAATTTGCCCGGAGCGACACCATCCTCAAAGTAACGACTGAGCAGGGATTGCCCCGCAGGATTGGGCGCATTCGCAATGACCGTCAAGCCCCCACCGGTAACGGCTCCGGCGACAACGGCATATTCCTTGATGACTGCCGATTCACCCAACATCGGATCAAACGCAGGTACTTGACTGGCAAGGAAAGTGATGGCGGCGTTGTCGTTAAAGGCAGTGAGAACGGTTGCACCTGTAAAGAGACTGAACTCACCCAGCTGACTGAGGATGGGTGCAATCCACCATTGTTGCAGGGACCCGTGCGTCACCAGTCCAGCAAGGAAAAATCCGACGAGAATCGGTCCCTTGATCTTTACGTCGTCCTGGTGCGTGGCGGTGGCTTGGACAAAAGCCATGAAGAAGAGGAAACCGGCGATGAAAATTGGTGGATTATGCAGATTGAAGACGGTCCATGCCATGAAACCCAGCACGACAATCGTGATCCAAAGCGGAATTGGCTCTTCTTGAGCACCTGTATGCTCAGCCTCACGCGCATCGGCAGTCTCCTTCAGGACAGCAAATTCCTTGCGCAGGAAAAACCCGTAAACAGAGGTGGCAATAATGATCCCGACAAAAGCCTTCCAACCAAAATGCGTGAACATGAAGGCAATGTCCCAACCCCATTTGCCAGCCACCATGAGAACTGGAGGGGCTGCGAAATGCGTCAAGGTCCCGCCAACCGAGACGTTGACAAAGAGGAGCCCGAGGGTGCCATATTTGAATTTATTGCTGGGTTTGAGCGTGTAAATCGTCTTCGCCAACAGAAGGGCGGCGATAGTCATTGCTGCAGGTTCTGTTATGAAGGATCCAAGCAAGGGAGCGACAATCAGAATACTAAACCACCATGCCTTGGGTGAGCGTCCCCCGATACCCGCAATCCTGCCAAGGATGAGTTCGCTGAAATGCAGCACTGGCCGTGTGGAGGCGATGGCCATGATCACAACGACAAAGACCGGTTCAGTGTAGTTAACGACCTCGTCAATGTAGTAAGTGGCGGAACCCCATCCATAGAAATAGAAAATCGAAACCAGGAGAGGCACGCACCAGATGCCGAAAATTGCCTCCACTTCCCCAAGGAAATGGTAGATTGTTGCGGAAAAGCTGGTATCCTTGCGTTTGCTGTCAGCCGGGTCCCTTCCCTCTGCGATATACTTTTTCTCAAGCTCCTCGCGATGCTTAATCTCCAGATGATGAGCCATCTTCTGGAATTTGCTGGCC
Encoded proteins:
- a CDS encoding putative Na+/H+ antiporter, encoding MKTARFFPILILLFPAVAFAARGGHAPSEDTVTLPFSLAAYEAYEKAHGMESLTSILLHRIQENPFNLVASIIFLMAVVHTFMASKFQKMAHHLEIKHREELEKKYIAEGRDPADSKRKDTSFSATIYHFLGEVEAIFGIWCVPLLVSIFYFYGWGSATYYIDEVVNYTEPVFVVVIMAIASTRPVLHFSELILGRIAGIGGRSPKAWWFSILIVAPLLGSFITEPAAMTIAALLLAKTIYTLKPSNKFKYGTLGLLFVNVSVGGTLTHFAAPPVLMVAGKWGWDIAFMFTHFGWKAFVGIIIATSVYGFFLRKEFAVLKETADAREAEHTGAQEEPIPLWITIVVLGFMAWTVFNLHNPPIFIAGFLFFMAFVQATATHQDDVKIKGPILVGFFLAGLVTHGSLQQWWIAPILSQLGEFSLFTGATVLTAFNDNAAITFLASQVPAFDPMLGESAVIKEYAVVAGAVTGGGLTVIANAPNPAGQSLLSRYFEDGVAPGKLLLGALFPTLVMAACFMILQ